The Salvelinus alpinus chromosome 3, SLU_Salpinus.1, whole genome shotgun sequence genome segment ccaggctgtgtaagggctatttaaacAAGGACAGTGAAGGAGtcatgcatcagatgacctggcctccacaaatcacccgacctcaacccaattgagatggtttgggatgagttggaccgcagagtgaaggaaaagcagccaacaagtgctcagcatatgtgggaactacatgattccatatgtgttatttcatagttttgatgtcttcactattgtttgacaatgtagaaaatagtcaaaataaaaacccttgaatgagtaggtgtgtccaaacttttgactggtactgtatataatatatttaaTTTTCGGGATGGTAAAACGTTTTCATTGTAAACTTAGACTAAAACCATATATAATGAAGATAATGGAggcattattttttttataagatcatctttgagaactaacaaacAAAATAATTGCCACCACTGCTGAAaaaaaacccagaggaaaaacactGATAATTCCTTCCCTAAACTTGGGTCTTTTGAGGAATGTCAATCACGTACTTCCTCCTCACAGTGTATTTCTCCGTTTTCATTTCACAGAATACACCTTAAAGGCTACAGTGGCACAGCAGGCAAAATTAGTAGCCTTGGTCAGCCGGGAAGTGATTTCAGCACAAAAGATGCAGACAACGACAAATGTGTTTGCAAATGCTCACAACTGAcaacaggaggtaaggaacaggTTCCTTTGCAAATCACCTTCGAGTTTTCACTGGCCTTTATTAAGAAGATCACTTATTCCCTTCATTATTCCCTccacttgacccccccccccccacaagctTTGGTACTTCTCCCAGAAATCTGCAAGAAAGTTAAAAGACCTCTTGTTTTTTCTTTCTGTTGCGGGGTCAAGGTTCTTGAGCAAAATTAGCTCAGAGTTAATCACTGATGAGCTCATTTGGGAATTCTGCCCCTGCAACTGCTGACATTAATAGTCTGGGAACTGAGGAttttttcccctccctctcttggaGCTCAGAATAGAGGTCCTGCTCCATGTCACTGACATTTGGACTGCTTTGGGGCCAGACTTGGACTCCTTCAGTGTATCGGTGTCTGCTTACTTGACATATGAGAGGGTCTTCTCCAAATGAGAGGGTCCCCTCAGAGGTCTTGCACAGAGGAATCCCTCTACCTCAGGGAATTGTTGGGGATAACCAGCTGCATATTAACGAAATAGGACTAAGATGACAGACACCCGGGGGGAATGACCTAGACTAGCTTGCACTCCATGTGATAACAATCCAGACCTTCCCATTTAACTCAACAAAGAGGTACAAAAGTGTGCAAGTTTGTTGTAATGTGATAATTCAAAGCATCAATGTTAGAAGGAGAAGCACAGTTACTTACTGGGCATGTTGTCTTATAGACAATGCACATCCTGAAAACCCTCAGACTGACAATCTCGTTTTCTGCTTTCCTAGGCTGGTGGTTTGACGCCTGCGGCCCCTCCAACTTGAACGGAATATTTTTCCAGCAGGGCCAGAACTCAAATCGATTCAATGGAATCAAATGGTACTACTGGAAAGGCTCAGGCTACTCACTGAAGTCCACCACAATGATGATCAGACCAGTAGACTTCTGAGGCTGTGACAGAGACATGCCTCTCACAGACATGCATAGAATGGAGAGCAGAGCTCTGTCACTCTgggaaacaacaacacagacaaacaaaaaagaccaaacaggccaaagtGCTCCATAACAGCAACCTCATCACTTCCGAACATTCCACAAGGGAAGGAACAATTTGCTTTGCTCCAACAagtcactttaaaaaaaaaatgttttattaactTTTGTACAAAATGGACAGGTGAAGACTAGCAGAAAAGTCTATGAACTATCTATACTCAGAAATATATGGGCTTTGGACTGCATAACCAACCAGGACAAGGCAGTCAAAAGATGACCAGTTGGAAATCTTGTATTTATAGCAAACTGGAACTGTGGTAGAGATAACAGTATTGTTTTCTATTAATAAGCAATACTAGGGGAAATGTCAGTGTGTAACACATTGCAAGGTTGACAAAGTTAATTTTGTAATAACAATATTTCACCCCATTAACATTTGATACAATGAATTGGAAAATAAGTTAAATTTataatgtaaaataaaaatgtaacaaTAGCCCTAATTTTAAAAGCAAAGAAAACTAGGGTACAAAGCACAATACTTCATACATATCAAATATGAACATAATGCAAAAAGGCAATCTGTAATGAATCTACGGCTTTTCTTCCTTACAGAAATTGTACATACTCCGTGCCTTCAGAGAGTACTcatacctccctggtctttgtggttgaatgtgtttgaaattcactgctcaactgagtgtccttacagataattgtatgaatggggtacagagatgatagtcattaaaaaatcaacactattattgcaacTTACTACGTGACTTGtgaagcacatttttacttctgaacttatttaggcttgccataacaaagaggttgaatacttattgacaagacatttcagcttttcatttctaattcatttgtaaaaatatcATTCCATTTTGACATGAAgtattgtgtgttggccagtgacacgaaatctcaatttaatcaattttaaattcgcACTAagtcaacaaaatgtggaaaaagtcaaggggtgtgaatactttctgaaggcactgtacattattTAATTCAAATGTATAGATGGTTCACAAAATGTATTAAAATCAATGTGATAACTTTGATCGGCATGTTACTCAAAACATGTCATCAATGTCAATTAACCTAATTATGCAAGCACACGTGATATCAATTGCAAATCCTAAAGTGTGTTAAACTTTTTCCATGATTACTTCGCCTTCCACCTCTTTTGCCTGACTTAGACTACATACTCTCATGACTCCAATCTGTACAAGTTATCCAGTACTATGGAGCATATCTGCTTATATTTATCAATctaatttaattgttttattgtagaaatgtgatttatgGTCATAACTTATTCATGTAATATACTTCACCTATTGTTTTGTGAACATTCGGGATCACAAGTTAATTTTCACTTAATTCTTCTAAGTGACTTGTGGTATGAGTAAGATTAGTCTATTTTGGACTTTTTCTATGTGGAGTATGGATAATGGTTGTCAACagcaggaatgtaaacaaatagaCTTTAGAACTTAATTCCAATCATGTTGAAAGTACAACCTACAGTTCTTATGTTTTCATTCTGCTTTAacacaaaacataaaatatttgttttaatgtCTGATGTGTCATATGCCTTTGCTTTAAAATTGCCTTTAACTTTCAATTCAGTTAGATTTTCTGCAAATATCAGACATTTTTCAGGAACGGCCAGGAAGCTATTTACCTCAACACAATCCACAAGACAGAGGAATCAGCACAGATGGAGTATGTGTCAGGTAAAAATGCTGATTGGCCCCCCACCAAAAAAGCCTTTAGGGAATGTGTGGATTGTTATGGCCACCACAACAGAACTGTGTGTGATTTCAAGAGGAAATGTGATATTCTATACTAAAACACCCCTTCCCCTTCACAGATGCAGGACAAAGATTCATGAATGAAGGAGGACAGGAAGAGGCAACATCCACATCTGACACAGGATGCCGGAGTAAAAAACAACCGCCTTAAGTTAATGAATGGCAATAAAATTAGCAGGTTTCCAACCCACTTCCTTCTGTTTGGAATTCCAGGTCTATGATAGTCAAAAAGATGGTAAACTGACCAGGCTATTTCATTATAAAAGCATAGATTTAACCAATTTGACCCCAAGGGCTATGTGTTTAGATATGAATGGTATACAATATTAGCAGAATCTTCAGTTACTTACAGATGCTGCTGGAAACTGATCTGAAAGTTCATATGGTTCTTCTGGAATCCATTGTCTTTGCTCCAAACACCACAAAATCTGTTTAGGGGAAAATTACTAGAGTTTACCATTGGCCAGAATTTTTGAGCTGTGGAGTTTATGGATGGCAAAATCATGTGTAATGTACAATCTACTGTACAATGTGTGCTAAACAGTGTTGTGTTCTTCAACTAACACTCAAACCATCTAAAATCAGCGAATTCACGTTGCCAAAGACCCACAAAAATAACATACATACCCACTCAAAAGAGAGGATCCAACAGCCACGTGCGATGCCCAGGAGAATGTTGAGGGTCCGCCGGTGGCCCCCTGACACCACGTGGGTAGTGCTCTCACACACCTGGGCCACCACTGAGAACCCACCCAGAGCTCTGACCACCTGGGCCACTGTGTGCTGCTTTCTGAGGAaccagaggagaaaagaggaaaaCCTGAAATGGGATTTCTAAATACCTAGGTTAGTAGGTTGAGAAGGaaaagcattagagtcaacaagACACTATCAAATGTTAATCTGTTCAAAAGGTGGATGTGTCATACAGCTGGATATACTTACTCGGTGGGCATGCTTGTCATAACTAATGTCCTTAGAGTCTGAAATGAAAAATCAACCAAATGTAAACCAATTATATGCACTTGAGAGTACATTAGCATGGAGTGAGGTTCAATACAAAGTATTCACCCAAAAATTACCATGGAATAATAGCATTGATAAAGGCTTTATCAGTTTTCTATTTCCTTATTGCTTTCCATTGTTGATATTGAGGGACAACACAGTGGTACAGCTCTGGATAGGTAAACAGTATCTCGCTCATTTTCACAAAAAAACACCACATGCCGGATATCTGCATATTTGATGTGTGAAAAGGAAATGAAACCCAAGGCCATGAACAGTGATAAACAGGCTGGAGAGCACCGGTATTGAAATAGAATTGTAGGTTAGTGTGGTTCTGTCCCATCCATATCATGTACTGACGCAGTGCCGTGGTCCCCCACACAGCAGGCCATCAGCACTGAACACCTGAGCGCCAGTTAGAGAGACTGACAGGGCGACCAGGCTCTTTCCTGTCAGGAACAGCTCTCCAGTCCCCGAGCAGGAAGTCTGGGGTGAAGGCCTCCTGAGCAGAGGGCAGCCAAAACAGCCCACCAGTACACAGCCCCATATATGACTGCTTTACAGGCATAACAGGGTGTCCGTGACATCAATATGTGGCCAGGTGTGATCACTAATAAAAAGGTTGCTTGTTGCGTATTAGCAATGTGGGGGTTGGAAACTGGCAGCATACGGCAGGGGCTGAGGTAGTTTAAAACAGGCATTAGGATGAGAAGAAGCTAACACAGTATATTGACTGAGCTGAGGATTGTTTGTCCGAGGGCTATCATGACTCAAATAAATAAGTTAGAAATACTAAATAATTCACCCTGCCCAACCCCTCTATAGAGAAGTCCTTGCTTTTCATCTGAAGGTTTTCAACAAGAACACCTAGAGCCTCCGTGACAAAATAACCCTTTTAATCTACCATACCCAatacactcagcaaaaaaagaaagtcctctcactgtcaactgcatttaatttcagcaaacttaacatgtgtaaatatttgtatgaacataagattcaacaacagacaaactgaacaagttccacagacatgtgactaacagaaatggaataatgtgtccctgaacaaaagggtggggggggggttcaaaatcaaaagtaacagtcagtatctggtgtggccaccagcagcattaagtactgcagtgcatctcctcctcacggactgcaccagatttgccagttcttgctgtgagatgttaccccactcttccaccatggcacctgcaagttcccggacatttctggggagaatgGCCCTTAGCCTTCAACCCCCCAATCTCAGCCTATtgtctctctcagcctattgtggacagtatGAGAACTGATGGAGgggttgtgcgttcctggtgtaactcgggacAGTTGTTGCCATTCTGAACCTGTCCAGCATGGGTGATGTtctgatgtaccgatcctgtgcaggtgttgttacacgtggtctgctactgcgagggcaatcagctgtccgtcccgtctccctgtagcgctgtcttaggcgtctcacagtacggacattgcaatttattgccctggccacatctgcagtcctcatgcctccttgcagcatgcctaaggcacggtcacacagaggagcagggaccctgggcatctttcttttggtgttcttcagagtcagtagaaaggcctctttagtgttctaaaATGTCATAactatgaccttaattgcctaccgtctgtaagctgttagtgttttaatgactgttccacaggtgcatgttcattaattgtttatggttcattgaacaagcatgggaaacagtgtttaaaccctttacaatgaagatctgtgaagttatttggatttttacgaattatctttgaaagacagggtcctgaaaaagggacgtctttttttgctgagtttataacacACCACAAATCTCTATACGAATGCACATAAAGGGATTAATTGGTGAAAAAGTTCTCAGCTTTCTTTAGTAAAGCATGGTATGGTTTGTGTCATCATTAATTACAAAAGGATTGTCCTTAGCTCAGTGCTGAAATAAGTTACTAATCTTTAAGATGGACATAAACCATCACCACTGTGATGATGCTGATTAAGTGACATGGAAAATAACGCAGCTGCTGCTAATACCAAAGAAAGGTATTTATCAGGGGGAAAACAATGTTTTCAGTAGTAATTGTGTGCTACTGAGCAAGAGAATGCTTTTCAGACTTCAAAACAAGGCCACGAGGACTTTGTTAGAGGGGACAACCCTAAAGCACTAGCAGTTCTATTAACTTTTCACTTATTCAACAAGAAACAAACTACAAGGAATTTCAGCAGCTACGTTTTAATGGTTCCTCAAGGGGAATTTTTGGCTTCACTTATGCAATGGACATGTTCTTGCAGCAGTTGAAGAATGGGTCCACACTAAATAAACATGAGACAAAGAGTTGGTGAACTGTTGCACCAGGCTCCATTTCAATGTGCCTCACACAAATGAAGGAAATTCTTTTGGGTATGACAAGGTCCCCTTGATGGCCGGTCTATGCAAACTGAAATGACTCAGGCCCTATTCATACAGTGAAAGAGGTCAACTTCCATAGGCCCTTGTCCTAATCCATCTGGGGGTCTGGGATGGCCAATTATAACTGAAAAATCACCTTTGAGTACAAAAATCTGATTACAACTTGTCACAATTGAACAGTGAGTTAATTTGCAAAGGCCGTGCATAGAAAAACTTAAATCACATGGTTAGGCTACATGCTATGAATAAAGTGGTTATGACATATTTCCTGAAGTTCTTTAAGGACACATACACAATGCCATCGTATAGAGCCAAGTACTAAGGTAAAATTAACTCATTTCTACTTTAGGGCATCATACACATGCTGCATGATACACATACAGGACAACTCCCCTAGCTGCTAAGGGTACAAAGTACACATCAGATGCCATGCTTCATCAACCCAAACAACTTTTCACCAAATGAGTTATTTTAAAATTACTTTTAGTGAGTATTAAAATCACTATGCTGTAATGCCTCAGTAAACTATTTTACAAAACCATAGATTGTCTAAATTTGGTACGTATGATACTGTCTAAAGAACAAAGAGGCTAAAAGTGGTTTCTGTCATGGCTGTTGCACTTGCACATGACTTCTTTCCACTTTTGGTAAGACTACCTTTGTCCAGATGCTGAGGGGGATGGAGTCTAATCCAAACAAAGCACTCCATAACCTCATAATGAGTGCTCTTCTTACGTGGGCTGTTCTGTGAAGGTTGCACCTGCAACCTAGCACAGAAAACCAATACCATCTTTCACAGTTGTAAAACAGGTGGCCAGTTTTCCAGACCCTGCTAAGTAAACTATTTCCTGGAATTAAAAATAAACGAATTTGGGGGTAGAAGTAACATGACAGTGTTACAATTAATAATTTAAATTCATATTTAATCTCGATCATGTAACGATGAAAGAATATTATGCATTCTGCGATACAGTTCACATGGGAATTCAAACAAGGTTCCTAGGGAAGATGAAAGCCATTTTCACCATAGTGTTAAAAGCTGAAGTTTTGTTCAGTTTGAGAGAACACAAAGACTGAGCCAGGTGCATTTTCACAGACAAGGATGTTGTGCTACCAACatggaggtaacacacaggaacCCCTGAAGACTACACAGACAGAGCCCCCGTGGCAGCAGCTTCAAAGACTACCCATTAATACTCATGCGTGTACTGCTCACTTTCTGAGCAGCTGTATTCAAAAGGAATGGAACACAAAGGCAAAAAGATGCCACTGTTCCTCCACGGCTTGGTTTTACCAAGAGATTGAGGACAAGTTTATAAAGTTTAGGTTTCGTATTTAATTCGCAAACTGTCAGGTTAATCAATatctaagatttttttttaaaccataacattgttgaaaatgctattgtATGTTTATAGTCTGTTTAAATGCTGGGCTATAACAATTACAGCAAACACCACAACAACTTAGATGGTTACCTTTGTATTTTTGTCCATGCTCTTCTCCACCACATTGACTTGTCCTTTCTGTTTGCTTAAATTGTCAGAAATTGTGTCCGTGACACCAGCTGTTGCAGCATATGCAGTTCCTCTGCCTACAACTGAAAATGTTGAAAACGttacaaaacaacacacacaggtgcaTTTTCTTCCTGCTGAATGCTGATTCACTTGTGTTTATGTGTTTACGGCTATCATGCGAACAGATATTGTCAGTAAGGTTAATCTGGAACGAAAGGTTAACATCTGTTTATTTGAAAATGTACCATCACATCAGTATTAAAACagttaatttaatcaattttccaATTGTGCTGGAATGACACAGCCATACTAAAACTTAATCATACTGTGAATTTAACTTACATGGCTAAACATTTTCCAATATGAAAGTACATATTTTCAGCTTTTGCTTCACAAAATACTGATCAAGGTAATAATTCTGATGTGGCTAATAAGTGCTATGCCGTTGCTGTGATAAAACCCCAGTTTGGGACACTTGCAGAGAAAGGATTGTAAACATTCATGTGGATAATGAAACCATGAACAACTACAGTACCAATTTCACAGCACATTATTACTACCCGAGAGTCGAAGGTGTTTTATGTTGATCAGTTATATTGATTAGTAAAACAATCTCTTAAATGCTATTGCATTGATTATATTGATGACATGGTAACATCCCAACATTTTGTAATATTTAGGTTTTAGAATTCACATACTTTCCAAACGTGGGCTACTTTTCCCTTTATTGTCCTTGTGCCGAGGTAGGATATATGAACTGTTTGGCTTATCTAGTGATTTTTTGGCCGCTGTCAAATTTGGTTTTGAAAGTTGTGTGGGATCTGTTGACGCGCTCTGCTTCTCAGGGGCACAAGTCAGATCATCGGTTGAGTCTTTAGGCACTCTGGAGAACGGCAATGTGCATTGTGCACTTCTTTTAGTCACAGTTTGTTTTGTATTATTGTCCTCTGAGGATGCAAGTCCTTTTGTATCCTGGTGTGGGTGCTCGTGTTGAGACAACATGCTGCTTACACTGCTGGACTCTTTTACACTTGGCACCCCATGTTTTCTCTTTTTGGCACTGGCTGACTCAGACCCTGTGGTTTCACTCttgcccctcttcctcttcccagGGCTAGGCTGAGGCTCCAGTTCAAAGGGAACAAGAACCTTCAAATCTGAGGGCAAGCAGGGCAAAAGGAGACTTTGTTGTCTCCGCAGGTTGTTAGCTGGAGAGAAGAAGTCCTCAAATACCCCATCATCATCATATGCACAGGAGGAGGCATGAGAGTCATTTGAGACAGTGCAAGTTCTTGCCAAAGCAGGAAGCAAGGATTTTCTACGTTGGCTCACTTTTGATTTCAGTGTGGTCATCTTTACGGATGTTTGATGAGGCACATTGGGGTTTTCTGGTAAAATTTTAGAAGAACGGCGACTAGAAATGCTAGAAATGTCCAGATTAACAGTTGGCTTACTTTCTGGAAGAGACTGTGGTGTTCTGCTTTTTCTAACAGGTGGTGTGACTTTTGACATGTTACTTCTGCTGGTTGATCGTCTATTTTTTCCCACTACAAAACTGTCAAACGTAAACACTGATTGCACACTCTTGCTACCCTCCGGGAGGTCATCCAGGCATGGACTCTCTAAAGACCTGTGTTTCTTGATGCCATCACTTTTGACTGAGGTCCTTTTAGGATTTTTGTCTTGTTTATTTGCTTTTTCTTTAGCCGGTGAATTGGGTAACGGACTTGTCTTTTGTCTCGGCACAACACTGCAAGGTGACATCCAAGGTTTCTGAAAGT includes the following:
- the LOC139571132 gene encoding microcephalin-like — its product is MTSNSRPNCAAILKDVVAYVDVWSSSKTENYSKPFIQQLQDMGVEVSKTFNKQVTHVVFKNGHQATWNKAKKTGVKLVSVLWVARCKDDGEHVNEELCPALNDEVNPALKKRVHRCMQPRDTPQRTPENDRRMKKKLDKMIKDLVPKSPLITDVSPYIIDEENGIVYSPSMKRSESMAQRLKEMREKRENLSPTASQIQSRLSPELKPPLGNTPSRSFLQQLYEEPDEDFNASVGSNKTDGEKQHEDTIEIQHKKDFQKPWMSPCSVVPRQKTSPLPNSPAKEKANKQDKNPKRTSVKSDGIKKHRSLESPCLDDLPEGSKSVQSVFTFDSFVVGKNRRSTSRSNMSKVTPPVRKSRTPQSLPESKPTVNLDISSISSRRSSKILPENPNVPHQTSVKMTTLKSKVSQRRKSLLPALARTCTVSNDSHASSCAYDDDGVFEDFFSPANNLRRQQSLLLPCLPSDLKVLVPFELEPQPSPGKRKRGKSETTGSESASAKKRKHGVPSVKESSSVSSMLSQHEHPHQDTKGLASSEDNNTKQTVTKRSAQCTLPFSRVPKDSTDDLTCAPEKQSASTDPTQLSKPNLTAAKKSLDKPNSSYILPRHKDNKGKSSPRLEIVGRGTAYAATAGVTDTISDNLSKQKGQVNVVEKSMDKNTKTLRTLVMTSMPTEKQHTVAQVVRALGGFSVVAQVCESTTHVVSGGHRRTLNILLGIARGCWILSFEWILWCLEQRQWIPEEPYELSDQFPAASICRLQQHLSAGEHQQDLFLGQPAMFVSRNTQPPTHSLVELIQLCGGTVCKTVRQTGLCIGEYNGKRPEGSRILSEQWVLDCITHLKQLPYEKYDLEWKSG